CGCCCCTCGTGTGACTGAAGGGCTCTGTGTGCTGGGTCGGCCCAGAGGCTGGAGAACAGGGGCCCTGTTGTCTGTCCTGAACCTGCTGGCATCAGAGAGGCCAGAGAGACAATAGCAGTCACACACTGTCCAAGTGGGAAGGGCCTTCAGTGATAAGGCCCAGCATCCCGGAGGCCAGGTAACAGCAGTGACGATGACGTCACCCACAGAGGACGTTGTCTGAGCACCTTCCATGTGCCGGGAgcccttctctctcatttcatcttcactgCAGCTGTCCAAGGTGGGGACATGATTCTCTCCatttatagagaaggaaactgaggcccacagaggggaAGCCACATCCCAGGGTCAACCAGGCATTGAGGGGCCAGGCCAGAACTCCAAGCCTGCCTCCAGAGTCACGCTGTTCAGAGCCCTCGACCCCCGACACCGCCAAGATCAACACAACGTGCATCCCCCGCCAACGAGGTTGTCCCACCATACGTGGTCTTGAGGCCAACACAGAGGGCACCACAGGCTTTCTTATTCCTGAAGCCCAGGGAGGTGGCCGAGACCCTGGACATTATCCACATGTGGTCTGATGTGGCCCACACAGAGCTCAGACATGGCTCCGACTGGCTCAGAGGGGCCTGAATGACCCAGATGTGGCTTGGATGTCCAGTCCCCAAGCCTGCTGGGGGCAAAAAGACTCCTGAGCTGGGACAAGGATGCACTCCAGACTACAGGAGTCACAGGCAAGTGTTTATTTTCCGCAGAGGGGCAGTCTACAGAGTTGGCTCCCACACTCCCACTGGGACCCAGCCCGCCCTGGATGGCCACCGTCCAAGTCTTcactgggagagaggagagtggtcCGGGGTTCTACGAGGAGGCTGGGGTGACCACGAGGGCATCCTGGAATCGGAGGAGAGAAGTCATTTGGGGATTTTTCCTCCTGCCTTATGGTTTATGCCCGTTGGTCTTCCACAAGGTGACCGCCGGCACTGGGGGTCATGATCCTGAACTCCCGCACACAGAACTCTGGGAAGGGTCAGAGGAGCAGGGTCTGCGCGTGAGCAGTGACACTCTGCCCGGGTCGGGGCACAGGCAGAGCGCCTGCACGCAGAGAGCGGGATTGTGCAGGGCTGTTGTCCCCAAGCCCGGCTGACCCCCAAACTCCTCGAGAAGTTGTGTAGAACGCAGACTCCTGGCGGATCCACTGGGACCCAGCAGCTAAAATGTTGACAAcgctctgcctctttttttttttgaaactgagTGTTATACAAGGAACTTAATCTATTAGATTTCCCCCACgttttattataatttccaaACATACAGTATAGCTGAAAGAATTTGCAGTGAACACTTGCATACCCACCGCCTAGAttctattaactttttaaacCATGCTTGCCTTATCTCCTGTCTATCCATTTATTCAGCCCTTtgactcaattttaaaatatcacattattTAAACTATAGAAAGGAAATCAATATGCTGATAGCCCAAAACAAATGAAGAGAGCAAAACAGGAAATTTGGAAACAGATCCAAAGAGTGAAATGATACCTTCCCAACACAAACTGCACGTAATGGATTTTGTTACGCaggttgattttaaaaagaggaaagttgcGAAATGCCCCCCAAGGAGAGCTACAAGAAATGAACCAAGCTCCAGCCATCCAGTTTTGTGGACGCCACTTGTCCATCCAACAGGAATCCAGTGCAGTACGAGTCTGAGATAAACTGCTTACGTTATAATGGGACTATTGTAATGTCATCCATTAGTGCATGACCTGTATTTTCGGACATCTGCTGGgtcttatggatgaggaaactgggctcagagaggccaaaggACCAGCCTGAGGTCCATGGCTAGAGAGAGGcaaggctgggatttgaaccagcccTCTGGTCCCTGAGTCTAGACTCTCGGCCTCTGTACCATCCACAGTACCGTTCTCATTATTCTCCATCACAGCCAGCTGAATGGTGGACACGGTTTTTGAGGGTGGGCAGCTGATAATAAGTCAAATATTAATTTGCCTTTGAAGCTAGTTAACAAAACTTCCTACCCTCCCCCCAAATGTGACCCCATTGGGGGCATTTTTGAGACTTCCTTTCCTCTGTGGATTTCTCCAGAACTAAACAGCTCAGGGATTCAGTGGTACCAATCCACAGCTTTGGGAAAATCAGGACTAATGAGAGTTAAAGGTTTGGTCCCAAGTCCCCCTTGGCCTTGGGTTGGACACCTTGACCATGGAAGGGTGGGCAGTCACCTGTGGATTTTCGTACTTGTTGATGAATACAAACTCCAAGAGGGCTGGGGTTTCGTCTGTTTTGTTCGCTGCTGTgatcactgcctggcacacagtaggtgcttagtaacTGCCTGCTGGCTGGCTGACTGAGATGGCCCATCTCACCGTCATTGGCTCTTGCAGAGGTTGGGGCTCAAAGCAGGGGGTTCTCAGGACAGGTGCTAGGTGCCTGTCCCACTCTGCCACCTACTGGGGGTGTGACCTTGGAGATGGACTTGCCATCCTTGAGCCccagtttgcccatctgtaaaatggggattgtaACGGGATCTACCGCATAGGGTGGGTGTGAAGACTGTGCGAGATGCTGCCTATaccccagtgcctggtacaaagtTACGGGCTGTTAATATTATTCATGATAATACTTGGGGGTAGGGGTGATGCAGCTACAGCTCCCCTCCCAGCAGCTGCCACGGAGAGTCATTTgctcagcaagcatttattgagcatctactgcatgccaggccttactgaatgaatgaacaaatgaatgaatgaatgacaggtAGGGTGGAAACAGCTGGAGGTGTATTTACCCCAGGCTAGGACAGTCGCACCCTTACACTTCCAGATGAGGAAGTGAGGCCCTGAGAGGAgaaagggacttgcccaaggtcccccaGGAGTGATCAGTGGGGCGAGGATTGGAACACaggccccacctccctgcccaggTCTCTCCCAGCAACTCTGCCCTCCCTGGGGCAGGACATGGCTCTACTCACGTTGGTCAGAGAACATGAGGCTGCCTCGAATCCCAAGGCCTTCACCATTGACATTGAGATCCCGGAACTTAATTTGCCTGAAATAACAAATGTGGTCAGACACTGGTGGCCGGCGGTGGCATTGGGCAGCTGCGGGCAGGCTCACAGTTCCGAGAGGAGGTTTGGGACCTGGCACGCCTGATTCAGACCGTCCCTTCTGCCTCTGCTCACACATTCTCTGGCCCCAGCAtcccccagcctcatctccccaCCCTTTGCCTCCAGCACTGGCTTCTGGCTGACTCCTCACATCCTCTCACACTTCTGCTCCAGAGCCGTCAGGAGCTCCCATTATCCACAGCAGAGGGATCTATGTTTTGACATTTCCCACTCaaatcaaataaagaaatgaaaaaggcagggTTGGCCTAGGTTCCCAGTTCTCCCCATCCCCATGACCGGGGGCTTGATGAGAGTAATCCCaccttttctcttggcttctacCCTAGTGACACAGATAACAATGTCAACATCAGCTGTGGCTAAGAAACATTGAGCACCGACTGCCTGGCACCCCTTTCTGCTCCCTGCAAAATCATCTTCTTTATGCCTCTGAGGAAGGTactcttatttctcattttacagatggagcaAGTGAGGCTCAGGATGACAAGGCAGCTTGTCTAAGGCCAGGCAGCCAGCAGGAGGGGcgtcaggacttgaacccaggcctgcctgagGCACGTGGAATGTGCCCTGGTTGGCTGTTGACACTCTGTCTTCTCCTACTGTTGGCCTGTGAGGCCAGGCATTGCCTGATGCATCGTGGCATGCCTGGGCTCTGCCATGAGTaaaggagtggggctggggagttGGAGATGGGAGAGGTCATTTCCAGCTGGATgactgggaaggcttcctggaggagacggGATTTGAACCAGGCTCTGAGGCTGGACAGAAATGAATGCGAGGGACCCCACATGGAGAGGAGGGCAGCAGAAGGAAAGCATTGCCCGAGAAGCCCTGGGGAGCATGTGGTGGGACAGTAAAGGACGCACCATTTTCATTCGGCAGCATGGCAGAGGTGAGCATCTCAGCGGTGATGTCTTTCAGAAGTTCAGGCTGTGAGAGAAAGAGCACCATCACCCTGACTGAATCTGGAGTCTTCCCAGCCATTCCATATCGAGGGCAGCCGGGGGAGATGCTGGGACCCAGATCCCCTGCTGGTCAGAGCTGCGAGGGCTCCCAGGGGActggagaggctgggggtggCACAAACTCAgcaggccctgggcctgggggtgggggattgGGGCACATTAGAGAGATGCCCCCACTGTCCCACACTCAGGGGCTCCATGGCTctgctctgttctgttccactgctCTGTTAGGCTCTCAGTGAATGCCTGAGCCAGGAGGCTGGACTTTGTGGCTGATAATGGGGAAGCCAGCAAGCCCATCACGGGGCTGCCTGTGGGGGCCTCGTTCAAAGCAGATCCTGAGcaatatatctttttgaaatgGCCCATCCTGGGCTATCCTCCGTGTCTCCAGGGACCGTCTGTTAATACTCACGTTGAACAGGCCAATGCCGGAGTTCATCAGGTGGATTCGATCGGTGCTGCAACAGAAGACGCCTGTGAGAATGGCCCCTCAGAGTCCATTCGTTTATTCACTtcacaactatgtatcaggaaCCTACCCCAGGCATGGTGCAGGCTCTGGAAATATGGCCGTGGACCAAATAAAATCCttgcctcatggagcttacattgtAGTGGGGTGGCAGGGCAAAGAGAGGAAACAAATAGTggctaaaagaacagaaaaatcaccCCCGGGAGTGAGGACCAAGGTGAACTGGGGAGCTCAGGCTCCTTCTAAGGGGCACCTTGTTCCCAGTTCAGCTGTTTGCTGCCAGGTAGGAATGCAGACCCACGGTGGCTAGATattctgatttttataagttgataactagcttatatttaaaaaaacctaacCCTATGCGGGCTGATCAAAACATATCTGTGGGCTCGACTGGTCCCAGGAGGCTCCAGTTCGCAGCCCCTGAACTCCCTCTGGGGTGGCAGGGGGACagtggggcaggggagaaggTGGGCAGGCAGCTGGAGCCTGCGCTGCTGGCCTGGGCTCCATGGGGCTCAGCGTCTGAGCATGGCTGTAGCTGCCTCTGTCTTGGAGGCATCCAGAATGGGCGCCCAAGTCCAAGAAGATGGTGCTGGGCAGGCCGTTCCCATGGTCGGGGTCAGCCTGCCCCATGGCTGCTGCAAGGccacctccctttccttccctttctctcattcaGTGCCCAACAGCAGGACAGTCCAGGAGGGGCCGCCTCCCTGCGCATCCTGGAGCAACTTTCCCTGGAGGCCCACAAGCCAGAGGCTGGAAGCACTGGGCATTTAAAGAACCTGATGGTCATGAGGCGAGACTCGTTCTCATCCCCAGAATCTTCATAATGATTCACCTGTTTACCTGATTTGATTAAGGTTGAGCATAAGTCGGTCACCTTTGGTGTAAAACCATGCTTCCGAGCTGGCTTCCTGCAACAAGAGAAGCCCAGGCCCCGTTTCTTTTAGGAATATGCAGCAGGTGTGGGGTGCAGGGTTCTGCAAGGAGGCTCTGGGGTCAAGCTGGCACGTCTGAATCTCAGCTACTGGCTCTGTGCCCTTGGGAAAGGGCtggacctctctgggcctcactctcctcatctgttaaatgggacaGTACCTCCACCCTCTCCCCATTGACAGATGACCGcataggactgttgtgaggaaCGAGGATGAAGATGATGACGACAGCAGGCAATATGCATGGAGCCCTCACTGTGTGTCGGGCAGGGTTTTAAGAGCTTTATATGGTCATCTCCTTTGATCCTCACAACCTATGCAGAGGCTCCTATTATTACCCCATTGtagaggtggggaaactgagggacaaAGATCAGTAAGCCTCTAGTAAATGTTAACCATTATTATCATGGGAAAGGTCAGAAGCTAAGCCAGGTCTCAAATGCGGGTGCCAAAGATAGACATCAACTTGACCTCGGGCTGCGGTGAGCCTGAGGGCAGAGGGCCAGGCTCCAGCTCCAGGCCAGCTGCACGCAGAGAACAAACTTCTGCAGGTTGCCCTGGGTGGCCTTTTGAAAAGTGCCTGCCGGTGGCCACAGAAGGGCCAGGTCACcagggagtggggctggcccggcagTCCACTCCCACTGCTGGTCCAGCGATAGGAGTATCCTTCAAAGCAGGAAGCCAGGGCATCGAGCATCCTGTAGTCTTGGTGAGTGGCACCCCTGAAATTGTGTGTGGACAACCCGCACAGCTGTACATGGTAACCCTGCTGTAAGGAGAGTGTCAACATGAGCCTCCTTCTGCCCACCAGGTGCCACCCAGACTCCTTGGTTAGGCACAGTTCTGGCACCCAGCCATGAACCCTGCCtcgtctctctctccccttcgcTCTCAGTAGTGGATACAGTGGGTGCCCCGCTCAGACCCCCTCCATAGGACGGGGCATCCATTGCTCAGCTGCTGAGTGCTGCTGCTAACAGCTCACTGCTGTCCCTTCCCTGGAGAGCGGCCCTCACTACATGGAGCTGCCCTGCTGGGAGGTCAAGTTCCTCCTACCCCGGGGCTGTTGGTGGCCAATGACTGACTCAGAAGGTGGGTACACAAGGCCCAGCTAATAAGTCACAGGGTCAGAGTCGGGCCCCCAAAGCTCCTGATTCTTGGTTGAGAGCTCCCCCACTCCCTCTCTGCTGGGTGACAAGAGTGCTGGAAACGTTTAGCAAAGCAAGAGGGCTGGAGAGGAGTAGTGGACAGGAGGCTCCCCAGGATGCTCCCGACGTCTCAGACGACTGAACTCACAATGCCCAGGGTGAAGAAGGGGCGGCGGACTTCACTGGTGGCAAACACTTCCAGCACAATCAACTGGACCACCTTGGCTCTGCCCTGGTCCAGAAGGAGCTCTGGGGTCTCCTGAGTTACGATCTTCACGATCTGTGTGGGTCCAAGCTGATCTGCAGCCTGGAAGGACATCACACCCATCTGTGGCCTCCCACATGCCTCACCGTGGCTCACAGGCCCCGGGGGGCCCGACCTGCGCCCACCTTCCTGGGCTTCCTGCTACTTCTCTGCTCTCCAGCCAGACTGTCCTTCTCTCAGATCCTGGAAGGGATTGTTGCTGCCCTCTCTGTCTGGAATACCCTTCCCTCCAGGGAGGCCCTCTCTAGTCTTCGAGACTGTGTCAGGCGCCCCAGTAACGCTCTCATAACCCCTAGAAGCTGCCCTGTTTTCACCACACTTGCAACCGAACTATTATCTGTCCGATTATTTGATTCGGGTCAAACTGTTCTGTTAGACTGAAATCTCCGTGAGGACAGGGACTTAGTCTGTCAAAGTCACCAGtactggaaggaaggagggtggaCCTACACATATTTTATTCCCCAGAGGCCAGTGGACAGACCCCAGCAAACACCCATCAAGCTGCAGATGGGAACAGACCTACCGTTTCACTGATCACCTTCATGCTCGACTTTAGCCGGAGGGCCAGCTCAGGAAGCTGCGGATGAGAGGAGGCCAGAGCAGGTCAGCGGGCAGAGAGGCGAGACACACCTCCAGCAGCCCCACTGCTGGGAGCCCTGGAAAAGCTGGGTGGGCCTGGTGGTCCAGGCCACCTGTCTGTCACTGGTGGAAAACAGCCCTGTGTCAGCTGCTGTGGGGCATGGGGTCCCCGCTGGCCTGGACTTTCACTGTGGGTTGGTGGTGGTTGGGGTCTGTGGGCAGCTCTCTGCTCACAGAGGACATAGAGAAGTGACCCAGATCTTACTGTGCTCATGAAGGTGGTTGCTGGTGACCACTCCTCCTTTCTCATCACCCCAGCCCCCTACCCTGACTTCTAATCCTCAAGAGCTTGGTCACCTGTTGTCTATCAGTTGACCTGAAGTCCTGATGCCCTCACATAACTTTGGGCCAACCCttccccctctgggcctcagtttcctcatcagtcaCCCTGGAGGAGTGGCACACTCTGGTTGACATGAGGTACTGCCTGCTGTGCTGTGTTGATAAGGATTCTAAGGCTGTGCTGGCATCTAGGCTCCGTGGAAAGGAGGGCCCTGATCTATTAGCGATTTCTGCCGTGGGCCCCATAGTGAAGGGCAGGGGCACAACTGCCATGCCTGGACCACTCAGTATCTGACGCCTTTGGCTTGACAGGACTGTACTTGGTAGAGAAAGCAGGTGTATCAGGTTCCAGGGGGCAGAACTGGGATGGGGGATGGATGTCCCCAGGGAAATTTTCAGCTTTAGATGTCTATGTCAGAGGCAAGGTCTGTTAGAGGAGGGGGTGAGCTCTCCATTACTGGAGGTGTTTAAACTGAGCCTGACAGGGGATTCCTGCTCAGGGGCTTAGGGGGTTCCTGTGCCCTGACTGATTCAGGATATTCCCATGATACAGCAGAGGTGGCCCCATCCTCTGTCCATGCTGAGGCTTACCACATAGTCCAACAGGACCATGAGTTCTTCCGGAGGGACCAAGGCAGCGACTGCAGCATTCACCACATCCTGCCTTATGGTGAGGCTGAAAGGTTCGCCTTCCAGGGTGGGCATCGTCAGGGAGACTGCAGACTCATTGAACCACTTGGTCACTTTTCCCTGTGAGTCCGACAACTTGGCCTAAGGAGACACAGAGCAGAGAGTTGGCTGGGAACTTTAACTCCACAACTTACCCAGTAACAACCTAGAAGGAAAAGACACCATTCAGTCTGTTTCCCTTTTTGCGTTTGCTGCCAGGAAGCTTAGCCTGGAATTCAACGCCTTGCCATAGGTGATgagttatctcaggtgccaagcAACATCTACTCCACCTGACCCCTCAGATAACCTCTGACTTTTTTAAGCCTAGATGTCTTATTTGGCATTTAGATTTCAACTTAGATACCGCACAAACCCTTTGGATGAAGGGAAAACTCAAacttgcaacaaaatggatggaagTGTTTGATGCTGCAGTTTTCCAAGGGGTCCACGGAAGCTGGTCTGGGATTCTCGCTGCCCAGGTTGGCCTGGTCCCTCAGGGAGGCCAGCTCCAGTGAGGGTGCAGCCCCACAGTTTGCAGGGAGCTGAGTTACCAGGCTCCCGTGCagtctcatttcatcctctccTTGGTCActattattatctacattttacagatgaggaaactgaggctcagaaaggtgacgaaagttgcccaaagccacacagccagggAGCTGTGGAGCTGGGAGAGAACTTAGGTCTGCGTGATCCACAATGTCTTGAGTGATCTGTCTCGATCCTGGGCTCTTGGTTCAAGGTGACCAGATATTTGGGGATTGGCAAGGGGCTCGCCCAGGAGAAAGACCAAGAGCCCAGAGCACACACTCCGGCCCCTGCCTGGGAAAATCAGGGTGGGGGACAGATCATCGGGGTCGAGATCTGTGTGTGGCCCTTGGATTCCACCTGCCGCTTCCTCCGTCAGAATGGTTTACACGGCACACGTTCAGCCTGTGAGATTTTCTAAATCAGCCTGTGTGTCCTTACTGTGAGTGGCGTTTTCGCCCCTGAAACAGACCCATGGCGTCTGACCCTTGGCGCTCAGAGAAGGGCAGTGAGGTCCCCACTTTACCCTCGAGGTCCCATGACACTCACCTGCAGGTGGAGCTGGATGACATCATGCTTGATGGCAGGAGACAGAAGGTCAAACTGCAAGTGGCCAGAGCTGAGGGAAACGGGCACTGCTCGGGACAGGAGAAAGTTCCATTAGGGCAGAGGGCACTGTCAGACAGGGCTGTTTGGGGGCTGCTTTCGACTGGGCTGCATCATTGTCCCGGGGGTGGGGGGTAAGTAGGGAGACGCAGGGGGAATGATGACACTGATGATGATCACGATGACATTCATGGAGCAGACGTGGAGTGCCAGGTACCGGGCTGAAGCTCTACACGTGTTAGCTCGTAACCCTCACAGTAACCTCAGGAAGTGGGTCTCATcattacccccatttcacagatgcggaaaccgaggctcaggaaAGTGAAATGACTTGCTCCACGTCACACTGTGAAAGGATCTCAACCTCGTCGGTCCTACGCCGAAGTCATGGTTTGGAACAAACTGACCTGTTGCTTAtaactctcctcctcccccatcagACTGATTTGCACCCCAACCCGGGCGGGGTCTGGGTCTGTCCATCACATCCCTTGCGGTGGCCTTGGCATTCCCTCCTCAGGCTCCAGGTGGCGGCAGCATCTCATCTGCCCGGCTGTTCTGCGGGGAACCCAGAAGTCCACTGAGGGGCCCATGGCCCCCaacacctcctctccctccccagaactccagccctgcccctgggggACAGAGGAGCCAGATAGACTTCCGTTTGACCCCAGTGGCCTTGGCTAGTCTCTTCTCGCCCCTGAAactgtttcctcatcttacaATGGgggtaaaataataaaacccgCCTCAGGTTGTGCAGGACTGGTGCCCAGTAAAGCGGCTCAGATCGGAATGACACCAGACTTGGAACTAAAAGAGTTGAGTTTAAGCTTTCTCCTGTCACTAATTTCCTCTGTGAACCTGGACAAATGACTTAATttccctgagcctccatttccttctctgtgacgTGGGTCGTGATCACGAGCTCTTGGAGCTGTCTGCAGAGTCAGCCAGTGTCCATGAGATACCCAGCCCAGCGGGGCTCCGCGGGGGCTCCATGCATATCGATTCtgtctcctctgcccctcctctccgTCGCCCTTTACATGAGCTTCTTCAGATCCCAAGAGGAGACGGTAGAATTGTCTTCTTCCCACCAATTCTCTCTGAGGAGTCCGAGCACGGCAGAATTCCGAGGTGGGGGCAGAAGCCTGCGTCGTCCCATCTCTGCTACTCTTGGGGATGGAGAAGTGACCTCCTTCCTGAGCACACATCTTGTCTCCTCCCTGGTTCCTTCTACAGTGCTGGCTgtatcattcactcattcactcattcattcattcatccactcagcACACACTTGTAAGCACTTCTCCATGCCCGgcagagcacctgctgtgtgcctggaaCTTTCCCGTAATCTTTTCATCCTCGCTAACAATCTTGTGAGGTAGAGAGTTTAggcccattttatggatgagggaactgaggaTAAGGAAGTGGAGCTGGCTTTCCCAAAGTCACGGAGCGCGTCCATGGCAGAGTTTGCATTTGAGCTTGGGTTcagctgctgcccccgctggctcATATAGAAAcctgcacatagtaggcgctcaTGAAGCCACAGTCGTGAATTCCCGTCTGCTCCTCCAACCTGCTGCTCAGGCCTGCCTGGGGAGGCCCgccctgggcagaggcagggccgGGGGGCCGGCTCAGCAGCAACGTAAAAGAGACGGGAGAGAGTGGTGCACTCACCCCTCACCAGGCGCAGGAGGTCCTCACGCATGTCCTCAAAGGCTGCCTCGATCACGGGACACAGCTGCAACAGCACAAACGCAGGGCCTCCATCAGCAAGGGGCCAGAACACAGCCCCACAGTGACCCGTGCCCAGCCCACCAGGCCTGAGTCCCGCCATTGTGCCCATGGCCAGCCAAGTTTTCATCCTTGGGGTTGAGGAGTCAGTGGTTCATCCCCCAGAGCCATCCCTGCTGCTCAGAGCCCACCCTGGCCCCCAGTGTCACCTGGGACTTTTTGCAATGGTTTGTCCCTTGCCCTATGTCCAGGGTGTACCCGGCTCGCCAGCTGCCCTTGACATCAGActccttgtcttgttcatgaGATCCCGTGTTTTCCGTGAGAGGAAAATGGagaattcattccttcattcacttactcattcaacaaatcgTTGCTGAGTTCTTTCTGCATGTTAGACTCTAGCACAGAAGCCAGCAAGACACACCCAGCCAGACTCACGGACTACCTCTTTGTGCCCATTGAGGGTTTCGAGCCCCAACACGTCCCTTTGCCCACTGAACTCTTCTCCCCTCAAAACTGCCAGCGGTTCTCAGCAGGGGAGGGTTTTGCTCCCCAGAAGACAGTTGGAAGTTTCTGGAGACAGAACTAAaagttgtcacaactggagggaGAGGGTGTgttactggcatctggtggggagaggccagggatgctgctaaacatcccacaacgcacaggacagcaccccccaacaaagaattatcccgCCCAAATGTCAGCAGTGCCGAGGGTGAGAAACGCTGGCCTAACCTAACTCTGGTCGCACCTGTTCTGCTTAAGGAGGGCTTGCGCATTTGACTCACTTGCCCTTGGGGCCCAAGGGCCTCGTCCTCTGGTCTAGGCAGCCCATTTTCCAGGGCAGTGCTCTGAGACTTTGTCATTTTGTCTTGGGTACAATTTCCCTAGTGGAAGAACTTACTCTCAGGAAAGGACAATGCCCTTTGAGAAATGTTAACTTTTTCTCTGAGAACCCGTTCCCTGCTCCAGGCTGCTCTGCCACCCAGAACCCAGGGAGGGTGGAGGAGTTGGGCTCAGAGGCTCCCCGCATCCACTGCTGAGGGACCGCCTGTTCCCCGGGGGAAAGTCGTCCCTGGCCATCTCAGCACCTTCTCCCACAATTCCCCGTCCCTCACTTGCACCAGCGGGTCTCAGCTCTCCTGCACATCAGGATCTCCAGGGAGCTAGAACCCTGCGGGACACTAGGGCCTCACCCAGACCACTTACATAGGCGTCTCTGGGGTGTAGCCCAgatatctgcatttttaaaagccttcCCAGGAGGTTCTGATGTGCACCTGGAGTTGGGACCCACATAATTGCACTGAAAGGGGCTTCAGCATTTTCTAGATGGGCTCCTGCCAGATTTAAACATGGGGCGCCTGTTCCCTTCATGCCAGATGAAATATTCATATGACCGTCATATCAAATCCAGTGAATCATGCTGGGAAACCATGATCATTAACGGAATGCCAGTTTTCTCATGTTGTTCAATATATTTGGCTTTTCACCCTTGAAAACAGATATTAGGCAAAGAACATTTTATAATCCCAAGTTCTTGCCATCTTTTCTAgtaggaaatacatttttagcTATTAAAGTATGATGCCAGTTAAACTATAATtttgctggaggctgggaaaaaATTTCCTGCTGGGCCCTACTTTAAGAATCTCCCACCGTTAAATAGAAAAAGTGATTTGTTAAAAGGGAAAATACCTCACATAACAGAAGTCCAATTTTACAAAGTTACTTACTTTCAGATGCTATTATAAAGGCTCTCTAGAATGGCTTAGTAACGTATTAAACATGCTACAGTTATGACAATATTATGACTGTCGTACAATGGCATAGAAACTAGATATGACTTAAGGAATACCCAATAGTATTGATCCCAAGTGCAGCCACGTAAAAGTCTGCGTGCTTGTGGATGAGGATCGGAAGGCAAAATGCAAAAGGGAAAATAGCAGCCAAGTTACAGTGGAAGAATTCCACGTACTTTCCCCCCAAAGTTGTTTTAGTTATCACATTGTCTTTTCAATTCAAAATAGTCTTAGTGTAATAAACTTATCAATTATCTGAGAAGGTGTTTTGAACCCCAGGAGGCCCACTGCTGTGACTGCATCTTGGAATTTA
The Equus przewalskii isolate Varuska chromosome 21, EquPr2, whole genome shotgun sequence DNA segment above includes these coding regions:
- the LOC103545211 gene encoding BPI fold-containing family B member 1 isoform X1, with amino-acid sequence MTHQQPQRRGFRCLPPATTDPRKMAGPWTFALCGLLAATLVRATLSPAAVLSLSPEVIEGKLTQKLEDHDAVDILWRLPLLSTMREKPAGGNPILGSLVTFLMKYIIWLKVTSANILQLQIQPSADGQELVVKVPLDMVAGFNTPLVKSIVEMHMETEAQAIIRVETSERGGTLVLRNCSNSPGSLRLSLLRRFSFLVNSLADKVMSFLLPTLPTLVKSQLCPVIEAAFEDMREDLLRLVRVPVSLSSGHLQFDLLSPAIKHDVIQLHLQAKLSDSQGKVTKWFNESAVSLTMPTLEGEPFSLTIRQDVVNAAVAALVPPEELMVLLDYVLPELALRLKSSMKVISETAADQLGPTQIVKIVTQETPELLLDQGRAKVVQLIVLEVFATSEVRRPFFTLGIEASSEAWFYTKGDRLMLNLNQISTDRIHLMNSGIGLFNPELLKDITAEMLTSAMLPNENGKLSSGISMSMVKALGFEAASCSLTNDALVVTPASS
- the LOC103545211 gene encoding BPI fold-containing family B member 1 isoform X2; its protein translation is MAGPWTFALCGLLAATLVRATLSPAAVLSLSPEVIEGKLTQKLEDHDAVDILWRLPLLSTMREKPAGGNPILGSLVTFLMKYIIWLKVTSANILQLQIQPSADGQELVVKVPLDMVAGFNTPLVKSIVEMHMETEAQAIIRVETSERGGTLVLRNCSNSPGSLRLSLLRRFSFLVNSLADKVMSFLLPTLPTLVKSQLCPVIEAAFEDMREDLLRLVRVPVSLSSGHLQFDLLSPAIKHDVIQLHLQAKLSDSQGKVTKWFNESAVSLTMPTLEGEPFSLTIRQDVVNAAVAALVPPEELMVLLDYVLPELALRLKSSMKVISETAADQLGPTQIVKIVTQETPELLLDQGRAKVVQLIVLEVFATSEVRRPFFTLGIEASSEAWFYTKGDRLMLNLNQISTDRIHLMNSGIGLFNPELLKDITAEMLTSAMLPNENGKLSSGISMSMVKALGFEAASCSLTNDALVVTPASS